From the Hyphomicrobium sp. ghe19 genome, one window contains:
- the acs gene encoding acetate--CoA ligase: MSEKVYAVPPQWAERAYVNADSYEAMYERSVADPEGFWSDAGKRLNWIKPFTRAKNTSFAPSNVDIRWYEDGTLNVSANCVDRHLEKRGDKVAIIWEGDNPNESEQITYRQLHERVQRFANVLKKHGVKKGDRVTIYLPMIPEAAYAMLACTRIGAVHSIVFGGFSPDSLQNRVEDADSKLIITADEALRGGKPVPLKKNADAALARCKGDEKILVVRRTGNPVPWTDGRDFWLHEELQTVPAECEPQEMRAEDPLFILYTSGSTGKPKGVVHTTGGYLVYASMTHQYVFDYKEDDIYWCTADIGWVTGHSYIVYGPLANGATTLMFEGVPTYPSASRCWDVVDKWKVSIFYTAPTAIRALMGAGDAFVKGSSRSSLRLLGSVGEPINPEAWEWYHHVVGDDRCPIVDTWWQTETGGILITPLPGATPLKPGSATKPFFGIRPALVDDKGQFLGGEAQGNLVVLDSWPGQSRTIYRDHERFVQTYFSSYPGMYFTGDGCRRDSDGYYWITGRVDDVINVSGHRMGTAEVESALVSHPKVAEAAVVGYPHDLKGQGIYCYVTLNIGESGDEALKKDLVAHVRREIGPIASPDLIQFSPGLPKTRSGKIMRRILRKIAEDDFGSLGDTSTLSDPAVVDDLISNRQNRRVV; the protein is encoded by the coding sequence ATGTCGGAAAAAGTTTACGCCGTGCCCCCCCAATGGGCCGAGCGGGCTTATGTTAACGCTGATTCCTACGAGGCGATGTACGAGCGGTCGGTTGCCGACCCTGAAGGCTTCTGGTCGGACGCCGGAAAGCGGCTCAATTGGATCAAGCCCTTTACGCGGGCCAAGAACACGAGTTTCGCCCCCTCCAACGTCGACATTCGCTGGTACGAGGATGGCACGCTTAACGTTTCGGCGAACTGCGTCGATCGTCACCTCGAAAAGCGGGGCGATAAGGTCGCGATCATCTGGGAGGGCGACAATCCCAACGAGAGCGAGCAGATCACATATCGCCAGCTCCACGAGCGCGTGCAGCGTTTCGCCAATGTGTTGAAGAAGCATGGCGTCAAGAAGGGCGACCGCGTAACGATCTACCTGCCGATGATTCCAGAAGCTGCCTACGCGATGCTTGCGTGCACGCGTATCGGCGCCGTCCATTCGATCGTATTCGGCGGCTTCTCGCCCGACAGCCTGCAGAACCGCGTCGAGGACGCGGATTCAAAACTCATCATAACGGCCGACGAAGCGCTTCGCGGCGGCAAGCCCGTTCCGCTGAAGAAGAACGCGGACGCCGCACTCGCCCGGTGCAAGGGCGACGAAAAGATCCTGGTCGTTCGCCGCACCGGAAATCCCGTGCCATGGACGGATGGCCGCGATTTCTGGCTGCATGAAGAATTGCAAACCGTTCCTGCCGAATGCGAGCCGCAGGAAATGCGTGCCGAAGACCCGCTTTTCATTCTCTACACCTCCGGCTCGACGGGTAAGCCGAAAGGCGTCGTACACACGACCGGCGGTTATCTCGTCTACGCATCGATGACGCACCAATACGTCTTCGACTACAAGGAAGACGACATTTATTGGTGCACGGCCGATATCGGCTGGGTTACGGGACACAGCTACATTGTATACGGACCGCTTGCGAACGGCGCGACGACGCTGATGTTCGAAGGCGTGCCGACGTATCCCTCGGCATCGCGGTGCTGGGACGTCGTCGACAAGTGGAAGGTCTCGATCTTCTATACCGCGCCGACGGCCATCCGCGCCTTGATGGGTGCAGGCGACGCATTCGTCAAAGGCTCCAGCCGGTCGTCTCTGCGTCTCCTCGGCTCGGTAGGTGAACCGATCAATCCGGAAGCCTGGGAATGGTATCACCACGTCGTCGGCGACGACCGGTGCCCCATCGTCGACACGTGGTGGCAAACCGAAACCGGCGGCATCCTCATCACGCCGCTTCCCGGCGCCACACCGTTGAAACCCGGTTCAGCGACGAAGCCTTTCTTCGGCATTCGCCCGGCGCTCGTGGACGACAAGGGTCAATTCCTTGGCGGCGAAGCGCAAGGCAACCTCGTCGTTCTCGATAGCTGGCCCGGACAATCGCGAACCATCTACCGCGACCACGAACGGTTCGTTCAGACCTATTTCTCTTCGTATCCGGGAATGTATTTCACCGGCGACGGATGCCGCCGCGATAGCGATGGCTATTACTGGATCACGGGCCGCGTCGATGACGTCATCAACGTCTCGGGTCACCGCATGGGAACCGCCGAAGTCGAAAGCGCGCTCGTCTCCCACCCGAAAGTCGCAGAAGCCGCCGTCGTCGGTTATCCGCACGATCTCAAGGGCCAGGGCATCTATTGCTATGTAACGCTCAACATAGGCGAAAGCGGCGATGAGGCACTGAAAAAGGACCTCGTTGCCCACGTTCGCCGTGAAATCGGACCGATCGCCTCGCCGGATCTCATTCAGTTTTCACCCGGACTGCCGAAAACACGCTCGGGCAAAATCATGCGCCGCATCTTGAGAAAGATTGCGGAGGACGATTTTGGCAGC